The window TCGAGTATGCCTGTTAATGTTAAGCAGGCCCGGCTTAATGACAAGCTGCTGGTTTCAATCCTCCGTTAGTAAGCCAGCCTACAACACAAGGTACTTGATCAGTTATCCAAAGTACTCATGTGATCCAATCCTCCGTATTGTGCGCGTACATTTGGAGTCTTTTTCATCATATTCAGGGAAGCATGTTTTTCATCATAAAGAGTCACAGCCTGCGAGAGAATAGACATGCTTCCTAATCTACGTTCAGAACCAGCCTCCTTGCAGAATTATTATGCAAGGGTAAGGCTGTCTAGAAATTCCCTTCCTACTCCAGCTTGTGTGGGAGTTTTCAGCACTGGGCACGCCCTTTTACAAATAGATGGTAGAATCATAAAAGAATTAAAGAAACGACAACTCGATGTGCAGAACTGAAGCAAGAGATGTCCTTAATCCATATCATTCAGGAAACACAATGAGCGGCACCATATCTCACAATCTCGCAAGCGCAAACGCATTTTCCGTCATGAATTCTCGCATGCACAAGCTCACACTATTTATTCCAAATCTCTGCAAATTTAAATCGTAGCTCGCCGGCGTCTACTTCACGCCTCTACTTCAAAAACCCATGCTAAATATTGAAATCAACAAATGACTAGATTTAACTCCAATCACATGTCACATAGAATTGCTCTTTCGTGTTAAACGCTCACTTGCGCTCTCCTCATGCTCCATGCCCTGAGCTGAGGCACTCTGACCGTGGCACTTCCATTGTTAAAGGCAAACATGTGAGGGCCGCCATCATCATTGACAAGCGCCACCGGATAAACTCTAGCCATTATGCAGACCCTGCCACCACCTCCGAAGCTCTCCACCGCCGACCGATCAATCTGCACAGAGGCGTCCATTTTTTTAGTTCTGTCATGAAGTAAATAACTGGAGAAATTAATGAAGCAAATCCTCCCAACTCACCAGAGTTCTGAGAGAGATCTTCCTTTCTTTTTCAAGGTCAAATTCAAAGAAGCCTCCATAGGCTGGTGTGTACAGTCCTGGTCTCAGGGAAGACCTAtgcaaagaaaatgagagaaatttCTTTTTAGTTTCCTTCCAGACATTAATAGATAGGCATTTATGGAAACCAAGGCTAACCAAAATGAATGCAAAAAAGCATAAGCACTAACCTTCTTAGGTCAGTGCACATGAGGATCATGTACTTTTCCTGTGATTTGTAAACTCTGAAATGCACAACAGTCTGCTCCTCCATGTTGTCGGAGGCCAGGATAACAAGTCCAAATGGCCCTATGCCACCATGAACCGATGCATCAGCTTCCCGGCACTGCTTCGGAGCGTCTAAAAGCCAGGAAGGATCAAAAGGTTCGGCGTCATCGATGGATGTCAGCTCAAAATCTATCTCGACGTCAGCCTGTTTTTCCAAGAAAATTATGTGCCTGGTTAGCCAGACTTGCTCTAAGAAAATACACAAAACACATAAACCTAagaatatatgtgtgtgtgtatatatgccTATCTTTCTGTTGACAGAAATGTATCATGCCAGTAAAAAGGGTCATGTCAAACATAAAGATATTTTTTTACTTCAAAAAGGGTCATGCCAGTAAATGTAATATCCCTTAAATATATAGCTTTTACTGGCATGACCCTTTTTGAAGTTAAAAAAATATCTTTGGAAGACTAAGTAAACACGTTTGTGAACATGAAACTACCTGCAAAGTGTCAATCCCCTTAATCTCAAATAGATCTCCCTTCTTGAGCTCTAGTCCCTGATGGTTGATTTCATTTCTTCGAAGGGACTCAATCTCTTCAACTGGCCATTGCAACAACCGCTTGCCATCGCTGTCTAACCAAATTGTCCTGGGGATTGACTAAATATAATAAAAGTGAGGTTAAAGATGTTACACCGATTTGTTAAATCATTATGTCAATATGACGCAATTACAACCAATTAAGGGCAGATTTTCTTACATGGATTCCTGCCCAGCCTTTTGCAACATCATCTGAAGAAGCATCTGTCTCGTTGCTCCAAGCCCATATGATCCTCCTACCCTGTTTTGAGTCAAAGAACGATTTTGAAGCATAGAAATTTCCATAATCGATCCTCAGCCACAGCCGATAGTCGTCTATGACAGTATCTGGCACAAAGACATCACGTTTGAGATCATAAACCCCAATCATGTACTTGTCGCTGTAATCCATGCCCATTTTGAGGACATGCTTGGCGCCATTAGGGATTGCTGAAGACATGTCCAGTCCACCGTTACTTCCCGACAATACCGCGAAGAAATCCAGGCACTCCCACATGTCGAAGGAATTGGATGAATACAGCGGGTGTTCAACACTAGTCCAATTCAAGAAGTCTTCACTCTTGTACAAAAGTGCAGTAATGGAGCCGTTCAGATCAGCACCAACTGCTATTCTCCATAGTCCATCTGGTCCGATCCAACCAGTTGTCGGATCC is drawn from Triticum dicoccoides isolate Atlit2015 ecotype Zavitan chromosome 4A, WEW_v2.0, whole genome shotgun sequence and contains these coding sequences:
- the LOC119287293 gene encoding beta-fructofuranosidase, insoluble isoenzyme 4-like isoform X1, with the translated sequence MFFVQTAKLDLRGALPPAGEDGDDRASFQIFCCCSWLAGLACMFSTSVLFQILVRPCSNGGVFFCSQSSTKIPSIVSKRYRTAYHFQPPKNWMNDPSGPMYYNDIYHEFYQYNPDGSNSPSLSYNIVWGHSVSTDLVNWIGLEPVLVPDTPSDICGCWTGSATILPGNQPAITYTGLINMEKHQVQNIALPKNRSDPYLREWTKAGNNPVIQPVIPGLNSSQFRDPTTGWIGPDGLWRIAVGADLNGSITALLYKSEDFLNWTSVEHPLYSSNSFDMWECLDFFAVLSGSNGGLDMSSAIPNGAKHVLKMGMDYSDKYMIGVYDLKRDVFVPDTVIDDYRLWLRIDYGNFYASKSFFDSKQGRRIIWAWSNETDASSDDVAKGWAGIHSIPRTIWLDSDGKRLLQWPVEEIESLRRNEINHQGLELKKGDLFEIKGIDTLQADVEIDFELTSIDDAEPFDPSWLLDAPKQCREADASVHGGIGPFGLVILASDNMEEQTVVHFRVYKSQEKYMILMCTDLRRSSLRPGLYTPAYGGFFEFDLEKERKISLRTLIDRSAVESFGGGGRVCIMARVYPVALVNDDGGPHMFAFNNGSATVRVPQLRAWSMRRAQVSV
- the LOC119287293 gene encoding beta-fructofuranosidase, insoluble isoenzyme 4-like isoform X3; protein product: MSVFTVWLAGLACMFSTSVLFQILVRPCSNGGVFFCSQSSTKIPSIVSKRYRTAYHFQPPKNWMNDPSGPMYYNDIYHEFYQYNPDGSNSPSLSYNIVWGHSVSTDLVNWIGLEPVLVPDTPSDICGCWTGSATILPGNQPAITYTGLINMEKHQVQNIALPKNRSDPYLREWTKAGNNPVIQPVIPGLNSSQFRDPTTGWIGPDGLWRIAVGADLNGSITALLYKSEDFLNWTSVEHPLYSSNSFDMWECLDFFAVLSGSNGGLDMSSAIPNGAKHVLKMGMDYSDKYMIGVYDLKRDVFVPDTVIDDYRLWLRIDYGNFYASKSFFDSKQGRRIIWAWSNETDASSDDVAKGWAGIHSIPRTIWLDSDGKRLLQWPVEEIESLRRNEINHQGLELKKGDLFEIKGIDTLQADVEIDFELTSIDDAEPFDPSWLLDAPKQCREADASVHGGIGPFGLVILASDNMEEQTVVHFRVYKSQEKYMILMCTDLRRSSLRPGLYTPAYGGFFEFDLEKERKISLRTLIDRSAVESFGGGGRVCIMARVYPVALVNDDGGPHMFAFNNGSATVRVPQLRAWSMRRAQVSV
- the LOC119287293 gene encoding beta-fructofuranosidase, insoluble isoenzyme 4-like isoform X2 — its product is MFFVQTAKLDLRGALPPAGEDGDDRASWLAGLACMFSTSVLFQILVRPCSNGGVFFCSQSSTKIPSIVSKRYRTAYHFQPPKNWMNDPSGPMYYNDIYHEFYQYNPDGSNSPSLSYNIVWGHSVSTDLVNWIGLEPVLVPDTPSDICGCWTGSATILPGNQPAITYTGLINMEKHQVQNIALPKNRSDPYLREWTKAGNNPVIQPVIPGLNSSQFRDPTTGWIGPDGLWRIAVGADLNGSITALLYKSEDFLNWTSVEHPLYSSNSFDMWECLDFFAVLSGSNGGLDMSSAIPNGAKHVLKMGMDYSDKYMIGVYDLKRDVFVPDTVIDDYRLWLRIDYGNFYASKSFFDSKQGRRIIWAWSNETDASSDDVAKGWAGIHSIPRTIWLDSDGKRLLQWPVEEIESLRRNEINHQGLELKKGDLFEIKGIDTLQADVEIDFELTSIDDAEPFDPSWLLDAPKQCREADASVHGGIGPFGLVILASDNMEEQTVVHFRVYKSQEKYMILMCTDLRRSSLRPGLYTPAYGGFFEFDLEKERKISLRTLIDRSAVESFGGGGRVCIMARVYPVALVNDDGGPHMFAFNNGSATVRVPQLRAWSMRRAQVSV